One Streptomyces lincolnensis genomic region harbors:
- a CDS encoding ABC-F family ATP-binding cassette domain-containing protein: MAVNLVNVENVSKVYGTRALLDGVSLGVSEGDRIGVVGRNGDGKTTLIRMLAKLEETDTGRVTHSGGLRLGVLTQHDSLDPAATVRHEVIRDLADHEWAGNAKIRDVLTGLFGGLDLPGFPQGLDTVIGPLSGGERRRIALAKLLIDEQDLIVLDEPTNHLDVEGIAWLAQHLRERRSALVCVTHDRWFLDQVCTRMWDVQKGAVHEYEGGYSDYVFARAERERIAATEETKRQNLVRKELAWLRRGAPARTSKPRFRVEAANELIADVPPPRDSSELMKFASSRLGRTVFDLEDVTVQAGPKVLLKHITWQLGPGDRIGLVGVNGAGKTSLLRAMTEAARTEGEAQPAAGRVVVGRTVKLAYLSQEVGELDPKLRVLEAVQQVRERVDLGKGREMTAGQLCETFGFNKDKQWTPVGDLSGGERRRLQLLRLLMDEPNVLFLDEPTNDLDIETLTQLEDVLDGWPGSMIVISHDRFFVERTTDRVFALLGDATLRMLPRGIDEYLERRRRMEEAAAASAPVAGKPVAEKSAADQRAAKKELQKIERQLDKLSEKEARLHAQIADNATDFAKVAELDAGLRDLTGEREELELRWLELAEDA; the protein is encoded by the coding sequence ATGGCCGTCAACCTGGTCAATGTCGAGAACGTCAGCAAGGTGTACGGCACGCGTGCCCTGCTGGACGGTGTTTCGCTCGGCGTCTCCGAGGGTGATCGCATCGGCGTCGTGGGCCGCAACGGCGACGGCAAGACCACCCTGATCCGGATGCTGGCCAAGCTGGAGGAGACCGACACCGGACGCGTCACGCACTCCGGCGGGCTGCGCCTCGGCGTCCTGACCCAGCACGACTCCCTCGACCCGGCCGCCACCGTCCGGCACGAGGTCATCCGGGACCTGGCCGACCACGAGTGGGCCGGCAACGCGAAGATCCGCGACGTGCTGACCGGCCTGTTCGGCGGGCTCGACCTGCCCGGCTTCCCGCAGGGACTCGACACCGTCATCGGCCCGCTCTCCGGCGGTGAGCGCCGCCGTATCGCGCTCGCCAAGCTGCTCATCGACGAGCAGGACCTGATCGTCCTGGACGAGCCCACCAACCACCTCGACGTGGAGGGCATCGCCTGGCTCGCCCAGCATCTGCGCGAGCGCCGGTCCGCGCTCGTGTGCGTCACCCACGACCGGTGGTTCCTCGACCAGGTCTGCACGCGCATGTGGGACGTGCAGAAGGGCGCCGTCCACGAGTACGAGGGCGGCTACTCCGACTACGTCTTCGCGCGTGCCGAGCGCGAGCGCATCGCCGCCACCGAGGAGACCAAGCGGCAGAACCTGGTCCGCAAGGAGCTGGCGTGGCTGCGGCGCGGCGCCCCCGCCCGGACGTCCAAGCCGCGCTTCCGCGTCGAGGCCGCCAACGAGCTCATCGCGGACGTGCCGCCGCCCCGGGACAGCAGCGAGCTGATGAAGTTCGCCTCCTCGCGGCTCGGCAGGACCGTCTTCGACCTGGAGGACGTGACCGTCCAGGCCGGACCCAAGGTGCTGCTCAAGCACATCACCTGGCAGCTCGGGCCCGGCGACCGCATCGGTCTCGTCGGTGTCAACGGCGCGGGCAAGACGTCCCTGCTGCGGGCCATGACCGAGGCCGCCCGCACCGAGGGCGAGGCCCAGCCCGCCGCCGGCCGGGTCGTCGTGGGCAGGACGGTCAAGCTGGCCTACCTCTCCCAGGAGGTCGGCGAGCTCGACCCGAAGCTGCGGGTGCTGGAGGCCGTCCAGCAGGTGCGTGAGCGCGTCGACCTCGGCAAGGGGCGCGAGATGACCGCCGGGCAGCTGTGCGAGACGTTCGGCTTCAACAAGGACAAGCAGTGGACGCCGGTCGGCGACCTGTCCGGCGGTGAGCGCCGCCGGCTCCAGCTCCTGCGGCTGCTGATGGACGAGCCCAACGTCCTCTTCCTCGACGAGCCCACCAACGACCTCGACATCGAGACCCTGACCCAGCTGGAGGACGTCCTCGACGGCTGGCCCGGCTCGATGATCGTCATCTCCCACGACCGGTTCTTCGTCGAGCGCACCACCGACCGCGTCTTCGCCCTCCTGGGCGACGCCACCCTGCGGATGCTCCCGCGCGGCATCGACGAGTACCTGGAGCGCCGCCGCCGGATGGAGGAGGCGGCCGCGGCGTCGGCGCCGGTCGCCGGCAAGCCCGTCGCCGAGAAGAGCGCGGCCGACCAGCGCGCCGCCAAGAAGGAGCTCCAGAAGATCGAACGGCAGCTGGACAAGCTCTCCGAGAAGGAGGCCAGGCTGCACGCACAGATCGCCGATAACGCCACGGACTTCGCGAAAGTGGCCGAACTCGACGCCGGGCTTCGCGACTTGACCGGTGAGCGCGAGGAACTGGAGCTTCGGTGGCTGGAACTCGCCGAGGACGCGTGA
- a CDS encoding 4-(cytidine 5'-diphospho)-2-C-methyl-D-erythritol kinase: MSVTVRVPAKVNVQLAVGAARPDGFHDLANVFLAVGLHDEVTATPADALRVTCSGPDAGQVPLDRTNLAARAAIALAGRHGLEPAVHLHIAKDIPVAGGMAGGSADGAGALLACDELWGTNASREELLDICAELGSDVPFSLVGGAALGTGRGERLTGLEVGGSFHWVFAMAERGLSTPAVFREFDRLTETLDVPEPVASQELLDALAKGDPDALAAAVSNDLQPAALSLFPELAGTLAAGRAAGALAALVSGSGPTTAFLAREEESARQVAEALRTSGTCRTVRTASGPVPGATVVAPGR, from the coding sequence GTGAGCGTCACCGTCCGCGTCCCCGCCAAGGTCAACGTCCAGCTCGCGGTCGGCGCCGCCCGGCCCGACGGCTTCCACGACCTGGCCAACGTCTTCCTCGCGGTCGGCCTCCACGACGAGGTGACGGCGACCCCGGCCGACGCACTGCGCGTCACCTGCTCCGGTCCGGACGCCGGCCAGGTGCCCCTGGACCGCACGAACCTGGCGGCCCGCGCGGCGATCGCCCTCGCGGGGCGGCACGGCCTGGAACCCGCCGTCCATCTCCACATCGCCAAGGACATCCCCGTCGCCGGCGGCATGGCGGGCGGCAGCGCGGACGGCGCGGGCGCGCTGCTGGCCTGCGACGAGCTGTGGGGCACCAACGCCTCGCGCGAGGAACTCCTCGACATCTGCGCCGAGTTGGGCAGCGACGTGCCGTTCAGCCTGGTCGGCGGGGCCGCACTCGGCACCGGACGCGGCGAGCGGCTCACCGGCCTGGAGGTCGGCGGCAGCTTCCACTGGGTGTTCGCGATGGCGGAGCGCGGACTGTCGACCCCGGCCGTCTTCCGGGAGTTCGACCGGCTCACCGAGACACTCGACGTCCCCGAACCGGTCGCCTCCCAGGAACTGCTCGACGCCCTCGCGAAGGGCGACCCGGACGCGCTCGCCGCCGCCGTCTCCAACGACCTCCAGCCCGCCGCCCTCTCCCTCTTCCCGGAACTCGCCGGCACCCTCGCCGCGGGCCGCGCCGCCGGTGCCCTCGCCGCGCTGGTCTCGGGCTCGGGCCCGACCACGGCGTTCCTCGCGCGCGAGGAGGAGTCGGCACGGCAGGTGGCCGAGGCGCTGCGGACGTCCGGGACGTGCCGGACGGTGCGCACGGCGTCGGGTCCGGTGCCGGGAGCCACCGTGGTGGCCCCGGGGCGCTGA
- the rsmA gene encoding 16S rRNA (adenine(1518)-N(6)/adenine(1519)-N(6))-dimethyltransferase RsmA, giving the protein MSSSPAPDALLGPADVRELAAALGVRPTKQRGQNFVIDANTVRRIVRTADVRPDDVVVEVGPGLGSLTLALLEVADRVTAVEIDDVLAGALPATVAARMPERAERFALVHTDAMHVTELPGPAPTTLVANLPYNVAVPVLLHMLETFPTIERTLVMVQAEVADRLAAGPGSKVYGVPSVKANWYAEVKRAGSIGRTVFWPAPNVDSGLVSLVRRTEPLKTTASRREVFAVVDAAFAQRRKTLRAALAGWAGSAAAAEAALVAAGVSPQARGEAITVEEFARIAENRVGHDTEEQTHP; this is encoded by the coding sequence GTGAGCAGCAGCCCCGCCCCCGACGCCCTCCTCGGGCCCGCCGACGTCCGCGAACTCGCGGCGGCCCTCGGCGTGCGTCCGACCAAGCAGCGCGGCCAGAACTTCGTGATCGACGCGAACACGGTCCGCCGGATCGTGCGCACCGCGGACGTCCGCCCCGACGACGTGGTGGTCGAGGTGGGACCCGGACTCGGCTCGCTCACCCTGGCCCTGCTGGAGGTGGCCGACCGGGTCACCGCCGTGGAGATCGACGACGTCCTCGCCGGCGCGCTGCCCGCCACGGTCGCCGCGCGGATGCCGGAGCGCGCGGAGCGTTTCGCGCTGGTGCACACCGACGCGATGCACGTGACCGAGCTGCCCGGGCCCGCCCCGACCACGCTGGTCGCGAACCTGCCGTACAACGTGGCCGTGCCGGTCCTGCTGCACATGCTGGAGACCTTCCCCACCATCGAGCGCACCCTCGTGATGGTCCAGGCGGAGGTCGCCGACCGGCTCGCCGCCGGGCCCGGTTCGAAGGTGTACGGCGTCCCCTCGGTCAAGGCCAACTGGTACGCCGAGGTCAAGCGGGCCGGGTCCATCGGGCGCACCGTCTTCTGGCCGGCCCCGAACGTCGACAGCGGGCTGGTCTCGCTGGTGCGGCGGACCGAACCGCTGAAGACCACCGCGTCCAGGCGCGAGGTCTTCGCCGTCGTGGACGCCGCGTTCGCCCAGCGCCGCAAGACCCTGCGGGCCGCGCTCGCCGGCTGGGCGGGATCGGCGGCCGCCGCCGAGGCCGCCCTGGTCGCCGCGGGGGTCTCGCCGCAGGCGCGCGGAGAGGCCATCACGGTGGAGGAGTTCGCCCGCATCGCGGAGAACCGCGTCGGCCACGACACCGAGGAGCAGACCCACCCGTGA
- a CDS encoding resuscitation-promoting factor, with amino-acid sequence MSSSQYETYETYEAYGPTAPYAPPAPGGYDAPPADLHAAETLAYGVHVAPGTYEDTYRPAYEAPPPRTAQRAPADALPAAVGGRSARRRRARSAERSDSTMRRLVPQALVVAFLAGGTSAFVAKDKAIELSVDGKPRTLHTFADDVTELLAEEGVEVGAHDVVAPAPGEELASGDEVAVRFGRPVRLTLDGQRREVWTTARTVEGALEQLGVRAEGAYLSTSRSRPIGREGLALDVRTERSVTIMADGRARTIRTNAATVREAVQEAGITLRGQDTTSVGPDSFPRDGQTVTVLRITGTKEVREEAIPFEVERTEDPSLFRGTEVVERAGQVGLRRVTYSLRTVNGVRQKPRRLRTEVVREPRTRVVKVGTKPMPTSVQGADGLNWQSLAACESGGRPGAVDPSGTYGGLYQFDTRTWQSLGGAGRPQDASASEQTFRAKKLYVQRGASPWPHCGRRLHG; translated from the coding sequence GTGAGCAGTTCGCAGTACGAGACGTACGAGACATACGAGGCGTACGGCCCGACCGCGCCGTACGCACCACCGGCCCCCGGCGGCTATGACGCGCCCCCGGCCGATCTGCACGCCGCCGAGACCCTCGCGTACGGAGTGCACGTGGCGCCGGGGACCTACGAGGACACCTACCGGCCGGCCTACGAGGCGCCGCCGCCGCGGACCGCGCAGCGGGCGCCCGCGGACGCGCTGCCAGCCGCAGTGGGAGGACGGTCGGCGCGCAGGCGCCGGGCCCGCTCCGCGGAGCGCTCGGACAGCACGATGCGCCGGCTGGTCCCGCAGGCGCTGGTCGTGGCGTTCCTCGCGGGCGGCACCTCCGCGTTCGTCGCCAAGGACAAGGCGATCGAGCTGAGCGTCGACGGCAAGCCGCGCACGCTGCACACCTTCGCGGACGACGTGACCGAGCTGCTCGCCGAGGAGGGCGTGGAGGTGGGCGCGCACGACGTGGTCGCCCCCGCCCCCGGCGAGGAGCTCGCCAGCGGCGACGAGGTCGCGGTCCGCTTCGGGCGCCCCGTACGGCTCACGCTCGACGGACAGCGGCGCGAGGTGTGGACGACGGCGCGCACGGTCGAGGGGGCGCTCGAACAGCTGGGGGTGCGGGCCGAGGGCGCGTATCTGTCGACCTCGCGCTCCCGGCCCATCGGCCGCGAGGGGCTCGCGCTGGACGTGCGCACCGAGCGCTCCGTGACGATCATGGCCGACGGCCGGGCCCGCACCATCCGCACCAACGCGGCGACCGTGCGCGAGGCCGTCCAGGAGGCCGGGATCACCCTGCGCGGCCAGGACACCACCTCCGTCGGGCCCGACAGCTTCCCGCGCGACGGCCAGACCGTCACCGTGCTCCGGATCACCGGCACGAAGGAGGTCCGGGAGGAGGCGATCCCCTTCGAGGTGGAGCGGACCGAGGACCCCTCCCTGTTCAGGGGCACCGAGGTCGTCGAGCGGGCCGGACAGGTGGGACTCAGGCGGGTCACGTACTCCCTGCGGACCGTCAACGGCGTCAGGCAGAAGCCACGGCGGCTGCGCACCGAGGTGGTGCGGGAGCCGCGCACCCGGGTGGTCAAGGTCGGCACGAAGCCGATGCCGACCTCCGTGCAGGGCGCGGACGGCCTGAACTGGCAGTCACTGGCCGCCTGCGAGTCCGGCGGCCGCCCGGGCGCGGTCGACCCGTCGGGGACGTACGGCGGGCTCTACCAGTTCGACACCCGGACCTGGCAGAGCCTCGGCGGCGCCGGCCGCCCGCAGGACGCCTCGGCCTCCGAGCAGACCTTCCGCGCGAAGAAGCTGTACGTCCAGCGGGGAGCGAGCCCCTGGCCGCACTGCGGGCGGCGACTGCACGGGTGA